One segment of Plasmodium vivax chromosome 14, whole genome shotgun sequence DNA contains the following:
- a CDS encoding hypothetical protein, conserved (encoded by transcript PVX_123090A) has translation MDELQSEFEKMKIKSDAEEEEQEGEESGEEKISQRKLRYLKMKDKKEEKKRKKQGTKGTTNKNAVESNSKVKNNDSKDEQKNGDNSRDDENANDVSNNLNENNEEDQDASAESPQGNKAAKCEPVLVDYCKVCGMPYEYCEYGNSFNQCKEANKEKYNYDIVRGDAETSNKRQAKKAPQNATQKITIQKTTRARKKVVTVVVGLHTYVKLDKMAKIFSRFYACGASVIKGANGAPDQIDIQGDVEHNIVEIIMKNCPEIPEGVFVTLPPK, from the exons ATGGACGAGCTGCAAAGCGAATTCGagaagatgaaaataaagtcggacgcggaggaagaagaacaggaaggggaagaatctggagaggaaaaaatatcccaGAGAAAGCTGAGgtacttaaaaatgaaagataaaaaggaagaaaaaaagcgaaagaagCAAGGCACGAAGGGTACGACTAATAAAAACGCCGTAGAGAGTAACAgcaaagttaaaaataatgactCCAAggatgaacagaaaaatggcGACAATTCACGAGATGACGAAAATGCAAATGACGTTtcgaataatttaaatgaaaataatgagGAAGATCAGGACGCCTCGGCAGAAAGTCCCCAGGGAAATAAGGCAGCCAAATGCGAACCCGTCCTCGTGGACTACTGTAAAG TTTGCGGGATGCCCTACGAATACTGCGAATACGGAAACTCCTTCAACCAGTGCAAAGAGGCGAACAAGGAGAAGTACAACTACGACATCGTACGGGGCGACGCGGAAACGAGCAACAAGCGCCAGGCGAAGAAGGCCCCCCAGAAT gCGACTCAAAAAATTACCATACAGAAGACCACGCGGGCACGAAAAAAAGTTGTCACCGTTGTCGTGGGGTTACATACGTATGTCAAATTggacaaaatggcaaaaatattttcgcgCTTCTATGCATGCGGTGCGTCCGTTATCAAGGGGGCAAATGGGGCCCCCGACCAGATAGACATACAG GGAGACGTCGAACATAACATTGTCGAAATTATCATGAAGAACTGCCCCGAAATTCCTGAAGGCGTCTTCGTAACGTTGCCCCCCAAGTAG
- a CDS encoding 60S ribosomal protein L13, putative (encoded by transcript PVX_123070A), whose amino-acid sequence MVAHNNVLPNVHLHKWWQRYVRVNFSKNIKKKKRRLLREKRRKANDGTPIEKLHPIVQCPTQRYNFRSRLGRGFTLAELKGAKLNPLAAQSIGICVDKRRKNRCEETLKKNIERLEKYKKCLVMIPLKNIKSKNGIGGIPADSSKEVVKELKKKKQLRSIFKKERNTKPFYESIEVSKIDKSYLAYKTLRRAKLTERRKNKQQQKKDLKRKSKDN is encoded by the exons ATGGTGGCACACAACAACGTATTGCCAAATGTTCACCTGCACAAATGGTGGCAAAGGTATGTAAGAGTAAACTTCagtaaaaacataaaaaagaaaaagagaagattGTTAAgagaaaagagaagaaaggCAAATGATGGAACCCCCATTGAAAAATTGCATCCCATAGTGCAGTGCCCAACGCAAAGGTACAACTTCAGATCCAGACTTGGAAGAGGTTTCACCCTGGCGGAATTGAAG GGAGCCAAGTTAAATCCCCTGGCAGCCCAAAGCATAGGAATCTGTGTTgacaaaaggagaaaaaatagatgCGAAGAAactttaaagaaaaacatcGAGAGATTAGAGAAGTATAAGAAGTGCCTAGTTATGATCCCCTTGAAGAATATCAAATCTAAAAATGGCATTGGAGGAATACCAGCGGACTCCAGCAAAGAAGTAGTTAAAGAattaaagaagaagaaacaatTACGTAGCATCTTcaagaaggaaagaaacaCCAAGCCGTTCTATGAGTCCATAGAGGTGTCCAAGATAGATAAATCCTACTTGGCATATAAGACGTTACGTAGAGCTAAGCTAACCGAGAGAAGAAAGAACAAACagcaacagaaaaaagaCTTAAAGAGAAAGTCGAAGGATAATTGA
- a CDS encoding hypothetical protein, conserved (encoded by transcript PVX_123100A), whose protein sequence is MKFEECMQLLREKFPHIDPKRIEEETKLYLINKAEACHLEEEENCQIDDNSVEELIKIFYAQGGEKKKDHMEPPPEKAHKEDAAHSGEGDKKEENNSSGCNAKTSELHVEGGMKKDQPTDVAHERPHPSYAKPAAKDKNGVKDSPRSNQARDKGTLDTDKVSGRGKDQFSRGTPGGSSNEVNKTGRNGKKGANRGSGGDATNDQKKGEANKEENGAEKKEKRGEANKEENRETYMEKNVKKSCNAENASNSRTDEAEKREDALTNEAEKEKRAPICAAENSGGAGDPFLGAAQGVGKDISEKVNTLERSNSAEAPSATMFEVLFRKSLLENDNIKRNISSKNFYIIGEDMLVNITIILDRVISELIKHYRVKKMVPSEQEQHFEGFFKVLYKLLSNISYNSKEEKYKIIKFSNSQIKTSFLTNCEIFNLTKLLFEILNFNTRSYGGGISHPSEDSNVRPEQMGEDIASSPYYVDMIWKFEESFSDKESILFEFVLTSVNIIMNMINKKVPRIRTSNEKIFPSDGKTEQRASQESEISKKYFEDPKKYLENLSNNISPINNKLLIIHEKNKQEQQALSDIRKLHNEKYAVHKNYANGGVARGKNSHGASSRNTASAAGRMSSLSGKKKNHSADNRYCTDSELGDKNSLQKGTKKIKHFFKNLFKKG, encoded by the coding sequence ATgaaatttgaagaatgcATGCAGCTGTTAAGAGAAAAGTTTCCTCATATCGATCCCAAGAGGattgaagaagaaacaaagTTGTATTTGATCAACAAGGCAGAAGCATGCCAcctggaagaggaagaaaattgccAAATAGATGACAACTCGGTGGAGGAATtgatcaaaattttttatgcacaaggtggggagaaaaaaaaagaccataTGGAGCCCCCCCCAGAAAAGGCACACAAGGAAGATGCTGCGCATAGCGGAGAGGGGgataaaaaagaggagaataACTCCTCAGGGTGTAATGCAAAAACTTCAGAGTTGCACGTGGAAGGGGGAATGAAAAAGGACCAGCCAACTGATGTAGCACATGAAAGGCCGCACCCCAGTTATGCAAAACCCGCGGCAAAGGATAAAAATGGCGTAAAAGATTCCCCACGCTCAAATCAGGCCCGTGACAAGGGAACTCTAGACACTGATAAGGTTAGCGGTAGAGGGAAGGACCAGTTTTCGAGGGGCACCCCTGGAGGAAGTAGCAATGAGGTGAATAAAACAGGAAGAAACGGGAAGAAGGGGGCGAACAGGGGCTCGGGGGGCGATGCCACAAATGatcagaaaaagggggaagcaaataaggaggaaaatggggcagaaaaaaaggagaaaagaggggaagcaaataaGGAGGAAAACAGGGAAACATATAtggagaaaaatgtgaagaaaagTTGCAACGCCGAGAATGCTTCAAACAGCCGGACGGACGAAGCGGAAAAGAGGGAAGATGCCCTAACGAACGAGGCAGAGAAAGAGAAGCGCGCTCCCATCTGTGCGGCGGAAAATAGCGGTGGCGCGGGAGACCCCTTCTTGGGTGCGGCCCAAGGAGTGGGGAAGGACATTTCCGAAAAGGTGAACACATTGGAAAGGTCCAACTCGGCCGAGGCACCCAGCGCCACCATGTTTGAAGTGCTCTTCCGAAAGTCGCTGCTAGAAAACGACaacataaaaaggaacatatCATCGAAGAATTTCTACATAATAGGAGAAGACATGCTGGTGAACATCACCATCATCCTGGACAGAGTCATATCTGAGCTGATAAAGCATTatagggtaaaaaaaatggttccAAGCGAACAGGAGCAGCATTTCGAAGGCTTTTTCAAAGTGCTATACAAATTATTGAGCAATATAAGCTACAAttcgaaggaggaaaaatataaaattataaaattcagTAACAGTCAAATTAAAACgtcctttttaacaaattgtgaaatttttaatttaacaaaattattatttgagatattaaattttaatacgAGGAGTTACGGGGGGGGTATTTCCCACCCGAGTGAAGACTCCAATGTAAGGCCAGAACAAATGGGAGAAGATATCGCATCGTCACCTTACTATGTAGACATGATCTGGAAATTTGAAGAATCCTTTAGCGACAAAGAGTCCATACTGTTCGAATTTGTGCTGACCTCCGtcaatataattatgaatatgATAAATAAGAAAGTCCCTCGCATCCGAACGAGTAACGAAAAGATATTTCCATCGGATGGGAAAACAGAACAGAGAGCGTCACAAGAAAGTGAAATTTCGAAAAAGTACTTTGAAGACCCGAAGAAGTATCTGGAAAATTtatcaaataatatttccCCCATAAATAATAAGCTGCTAATTATTCATGAGAAGAATAAACAAGAGCAGCAGGCCTTGAGTGACATTCGTAAGTTGCACAATGAGAAATATGcggtacataaaaattatgcaaacgGGGGTGTTGCACGTGGGAAAAATTCACATGGCGCTTCCAGCCGGAACACCGCATCCGCAGCGGGGAGGATGAGCAGCTtgagtgggaaaaaaaaaaaccattcAGCGGATAATCGTTATTGTACGGACAGCGAATTGGGGGATAAAAATAGCTTACAGAAGGGCACCAAAAAGATAAAgcatttcttcaaaaatttatttaaaaaggggtga
- a CDS encoding ABC transporter, putative (encoded by transcript PVX_123085A; Apicoplast targeted protein. Curated by Stuart Ralph, Walter and Eliza Hall Institute of Medical Research, Australia.) — MFVELLLCLLTWCYALRCKGLQISKYKNQSSFLSSLHAANVARGYHVYHLKRETFGGSGALRVRGEKRGQALLGGRSERAQHGDEEDVEEDDEEGVEEVDEEDVEEDDEDDEVDDAVDDAVDDDQADVSRLERLATYERLLNAEGEEDDQMLSPKYNMNIYNVLEKHYEQKEESKEILTVHNLNYEISNKKLITNLNFHVHKSECVGLIGNNGCGKTSLLNLIFDHSDNSNKSIIINNKVAKDEVKNFSLTEENMQTMVKKNKFDFLYKILHHMKMNSLELSQLPSIVKGKDVSYFERVTKKKGGNENDLFFKNGIFYFKQNIHLLEKNNLTVFEKVLKFYQPVLDKYEVLNYIEREISSYKNLGAVQRSNRGATGRGGEECPVGDSPNGEDVQLKGGSYTAKKNVNMIECVESKAGGAPPNEQAKSLAESFANSKLLQMVLKLYMHEKEHVFKEINQVKMNFHKYLNILNLKNLLHVKLSNLSNGYIIRVYLLLLLLSNAKLLLIDEINNNLDIFNIFFVMNIFHYSLKYKEIGIVLASHDFFLVSKLCNRILDFNKIYGHDIDFNNMALLKRISRSGHQAVHSDVAEEVQRKNEQNSNITFFKGNYTQYLHSMKILFDNRRKKKEELKKIMDQLSAAINQVKKKKKNEFMHQSLKKKEEEFKLYQSVYSTLFDSTLNYQYMYYNLIYSRKGEKGGVQAGRENLGRVGSGAAEGNSSGEEKAAQQAAYQTAHHAADHADHAANHGAHPEEGVESLVYNSMKDVEGDMNKNILIDMSKKIKNNELIETGERYAKNNVSLYEFDNFSFYFWNRKKKKKKYIFKNMNLSISSGENVLLLGKNGIGKSTFFKILTNRYKFQMGTEGGRHRRSAYAYGDSEDEEEVPQGGVYLNGGKASKANPTKDKMANFEGKIHCNFDNVLLTYFEQNMIKKLHLEINEYFRYLIEQVNYEPVHFDDGLDVDRVDAVMENYEGSNFNSGILSPSAKEHFFFYVLNKTKPFCNEQDVTNIEEKIKALLKIFYIDSSTCMKDKSGGEKVRILFLSLFLKKSNLLLLDEINNNLDIYLKNLLLNFLNYIYQGSYILTTHDFYMIKNLTNVHKVVYIFDYQNVFTFYNVQDFIRNFYHFVLHSFDTLHQADHPEQRQERHERQQRQRQPLTEQTEQLPDSPQGIADRVTPQNSETANNPPHNERGGGHPYADPQEEEEKQNRENYDQILYDNYDYKILQFLKTQYEKDRNERENFEQITDHEEGDIFEKKKVNRKNFGGKGSSGKIKIKNWKRWKK, encoded by the coding sequence ATGTTCGTTGAACTCCTCCTGTGCCTCCTCACATGGTGTTACGCTCTTCGCTGCAAAGGTCTACAAAtcagtaaatataaaaaccaAAGTTCCTTTTTAAGCAGTTTGCATGCAGCGAATGTCGCGCGTGGTTATCATGTCTACCATTTGAAAAGGGAGACATTCGGGGGCAGTGGCGCACTGCGCGttcggggggagaagcggggcCAGGCGCTCCTGGGTGGGCGCAGCGAGAGAGCTCAGCATGGGGATGAGGAGGATGTTGAAGAAGATGACGAAGAGGGTGTAGAAGAAGTCGACGAAGAGGATGTCGAAGAAGATGACGAAGATGATGAAGTAGATGATGCAGTAGATGATGCAGTAGATGATGACCAAGCGGACGTATCCCGCCTGGAGCGCCTCGCCACGTACGAGAGACTGCTAAAcgcggagggggaggaagatgACCAAATGCTGTCCCCGAAATATAACATGAACATCTACAACGTGCTGGAGAAGCACTACgagcagaaggaagaaagtaAGGAGATCCTAACCGTCCACAATTTGAACTACGAAATTAGTAATAAGAAACTTATAACCAATTTGAATTTTCACGTGCACAAGTCGGAGTGTGTTGGACTTATAGGCAACAATGGCTGCGGAAAAACGTCGCTCTTGAATTTAATTTTCGACCACTCAGATAACAGCAACAAAAGTATAATCATAAATAACAAAGTTGCCAAAGATGAGGTGAAAAATTTTAGCCTAACTGAGGAGAACATGCAAACaatggtgaagaaaaataaatttgattttctttacaaaattttacacCACATGAAAATGAATTCTCTCGAGTTGTCCCAACTTCCATCGATTGTAAAAGGTAAAGATGTCTCCTATTTTGAGCGGGTCAccaagaaaaaaggaggaaacgaaaatgaccttttttttaaaaacggaattttttatttcaagcAGAATATTCaccttttggagaaaaacaaTTTGACCGTATTTGAAAAGGTACTGAAATTTTATCAACCCGTTTTAGACAAATACGAGGTGTTAAATTATATCGAAAGGGAGATCAGTTCGTACAAAAATTTGGGCGCTGTCCAGAGGTCCAATCGGGGTGCCACTGGGAGAGGTGGTGAGGAATGCCCTGTGGGTGAtagcccaaatggggaagacgTCCAActaaaggggggaagttacactgccaaaaaaaatgtgaacatgATCGAATGTGTAGAATCAAAAGCGGGTGGCGCACCCCCCAACGAGCAGGCGAAATCCCTCGCGGAATCCTTCGCGAATTCCAAACTGCTCCAGATGGTGCTCAAACTTTACATGCATGAAAAGGAACATGTTTTCAAAGAGATAAACcaagtaaaaatgaatttccaTAAATACCTCAACATTttgaacttaaaaaatttgctgcATGTGAAGCTGAGCAACTTGAGCAACGGCTACATCATCCGAGTGTACCTCCTGCTGCTTCTACTAAGCAACGCGAAACTTCTGCTAATAGacgaaataaataacaatttggacatatttaacattttcttcgttatgaacatttttcacTACTCCCTCAAGTATAAAGAAATCGGCATCGTTTTGGCTAGCCACGATTTCTTCCTCGTCAGCAAATTGTGCAATCGAATTTTAgactttaacaaaatttatgGACACGATATAGACTTTAACAACATGGCATTATTAAAGAGGATAAGCAGAAGCGGCCATCAAGCTGTTCACTCAGATGTTGCAGAGGAAgtacaaagaaaaaatgagcaaaattcGAACATCACCTTTTTCAAGGGGAACTACACGCAGTACTTACACAGTATGAAGATACTCTTCGATaataggaggaaaaaaaaagaagaattgaaaaaaattatggacCAATTAAGTGCTGCCATAAATcaagttaagaaaaaaaaaaaaaacgaattcaTGCATCagtctttaaaaaaaaaagaagaagaatttaaattataccAAAGTGTGTACTCTACCCTTTTTGATAGTACTTTGAATTATCAGTACATGTACTATAATTTGATTTATAGCAGGAAGGGTGAGAAGGGGGGTGTGCAGGCGGGGAGGGAGAACCTCGGCCGTGTGGGAAGTGGCGCTGCTGAGGGGAATTCGAGTGGGGAAGAGAAAGCCGCTCAGCAGGCGGCTTATCAGACCGCTCACCATGCCGCTGACCACGCCGACCACGCCGCTAACCACGGCGCTCACCCGGAAGAGGGCGTGGAATCCCTCGTGTACAACAGCATGAAGGACGTAGAGGGCGACATGAACAAGAACATCCTCATCGacatgagcaaaaaaataaaaaacaacgAGCTGATCGAAACGGGCGAGAGGTACGCAAAGAACAACGTCTCCCTCTACGAATTCGACAACTTCTCCTTCTACTTTtggaacagaaaaaagaaaaaaaaaaaatacatttttaaaaacatgaaTCTGAGCATTAGCAGCGGCGAAAATGTCCTCCTcttggggaaaaatggaattggAAAATCCACCTTTTTTAAGATACTGACGAATCGGTACAAATTTCAGATGGGCACGGAAGGCGGTAGGCATAGGAGAAGTGCCTATGCGTATGGAGACAGcgaggatgaagaggaagtcCCTCAGGGAGGTGTCTACCTGAATGGTGGAAAAGCAAGTAAAGCAAACCCAACAAAAGACAAAATGGCCAACTTCGAAGGTAAAATACACTGCAACTTTGACAACGTCCTCCTGACCTACTTTGAGCAaaatatgattaaaaaattgcacctGGAAATTAACGAATATTTTAGGTACCTAATTGAGCAGGTGAATTACGAGCCAGTTCACTTCGACGACGGTTTGGACGTCGACCGAGTGGACGCTGTTATGGAAAATTATGAAGGGAGCAACTTCAACAGTGGCATCCTTAGCCCCTCCGCAAAGGAACACTTCTTTTTCTACGTGTTGAACAAAACCAAGCCATTTTGCAACGAACAGGACGTGACCAACAttgaagagaaaataaaagcgcTGCTGAAAATATTCTACATCGATAGCTCCACATGTATGAAGGATAaaagtggaggggaaaaagtgCGAATATTATTCCtttcgttatttttaaaaaaatcaaatttgcTGCTACTCGacgaaataaataacaatttagatatttacttaaaaaatcttctcttaaattttttaaattatatttatcaagGCAGCTACATTTTGACAACTCACGATTTTTACATGATCAAGAATTTGACCAACGTCCACAAAGTCGTTTACATATTTGATTACCAGAATGTCTTTACCTTTTACAATGTGCAGGATTTTATACGGAACTTCTACCACTTTGTTTTGCACTCTTTTGACACGCTCCACCAGGCCGACCATCCGGAGCAGCGGCAGGAGCGGCATGAGCGGCAGCAACGCCAGAGGCAGCCGCTAACAGAGCAAACGGAGCAACTACCCGACTCTCCCCAAGGTATCGCCGACCGTGTCACTCCTCAGAACAGCGAAACCGCGAACAACCCACCGCATAACGAACGTGGGGGAGGCCACCCATATGCAGACCcacaggaagaggaagaaaaacaaaatcgaGAAAATTATGACCAAATACTGTACGATAATTATGACTATAAAATTTTGCAGTTCTTAAAAACGCAATATGAAAAGGATAGAAAtgaaagagaaaattttgaacaaaTAACTGATCATGAGGAGGGCgacattttcgaaaaaaaaaaagtcaataGGAAAAATTTTGGAGGAAAAGGCTCTTCcggcaaaataaaaataaaaaattggaagcgCTGGAAAAAGTGA
- a CDS encoding hypothetical protein (encoded by transcript PVX_123095A) gives MSYLVFLQGNNIYLSPYSIFSILKFIKLYNPLVRILLHIVLLSYAKTYNKRIIKLAFSLMYVCAYVSMYVFVRPDLTKFRTLNGYITKHI, from the coding sequence ATGTCGTATCTCGTTTTTTTGCAAGGGAATAATATTTACCTATCCCCctactccattttttccattttgaagtttataaaattgtataacCCCTTGGTAAGAATTCTTTTGCACATTGTCCTTCTGTCCTATGCGAAAACGTACAACAAGAGGATAATCAAGCTGGCCTTCTCCCTCATGTACGTTTGCGCGTACGTGAGTATGTATGTCTTTGTGCGGCCAGACTTGACCAAGTTTCGAACGCTTAATGGCTACATAACGAAACACATATAG
- a CDS encoding 40S ribosomal protein S16, putative (encoded by transcript PVX_123075A), producing MTTKVKRVQTFGKKKTSVAVATVTNGKGLIKLNGKNLDLVEPYILRTKVYEPLWLIGSAKLKNLDIRIRVKGGGQTAQIYAIRQAIGKGVISYYQKYVDESTKKELKDALLRYDRTLLVGDTRRCEPKKFGGKGARARYQKSYR from the exons atgacgactAAAGTGAAGAGAGTTCAAACCTTTGGAAAGAAG AAAACCTCCGTTGCCGTGGCAACCGTGACCAATGGAAAGGGTCTAATCAAATTGAACGGAAAAAATCTGGACTTAGTGGAGCCCTACATTTTGAGAACCAAAGTGTACGAACCCTTATGGTTAATCGGGTcagcgaaattaaaaaatctgGACATTCGTATCCGAGTTAAAGGAGGTGGTCAGACCGCCCAGATTTACGCAATAAGGCAGGCCATTGGAAAGGGAGTGATTTCATATTACCAAAAATATGTGGACGAATCTACGAAGAAGGAATTAAAGGATGCTCTGTTAAGGTACGACAGAACGTTGCTGGTTGGAGACACAAGAAGATGTGAACCGAAGAAATTCGGTGGAAAGGGTGCTCGTGCGAGATACCAAAAATCGTACAGATAA
- a CDS encoding GDP-mannose 4,6-dehydratase, putative (encoded by transcript PVX_123080A) gives MNVALIFGITGQDGSYLSELLLEKGYTVHGVIRRCSSFNTKRIDHIFDQLNLHYGDVLDSSSICKLISKIKPHEIYNLAAQSHVKVSFELPVYTAETTAVGTLRILEAIKISNLPDVKFYNASTSELFGSSTDDRQHESTPFNPVSPYAIAKLYSHYITICYRKSYQMFCVNGILFNHESPRRGETFVTRKITRGVANICKNRQNCLVLGDLSTYRDWGHAKDYVRAMYLMLQQDEPDDFVISSNEKHTVKEFCEISFSFVGIFLKWKGTGIQEVGVDQHDRVLIKKDPRYYRECDVFHLHGDSSKARQKLQWAPTYSFFQLIYEMLTYDFEQCSLPIDDFDTCVSRYENYRGVPTK, from the coding sequence atGAACGTCGCGCTCATCTTCGGCATCACCGGGCAGGATGGCTCGTACCTGAGCGAGCTGCTGCTGGAGAAGGGGTACACCGTGCACGGGGTCATCCGCAGGTGCAGCTCATTTAACACCAAAAGGATAGACCACATTTTTGACCAACTCAATCTGCATTATGGAGATGTCCTGGACAGCAGCAGCATCTGCAAATTgataagcaaaataaagccccacgaaatttacaatttagcTGCACAAAGTCATGTAAAAGTCAGCTTCGAGTTGCCAGTCTACACAGCCGAAACCACGGCAGTAGGGACTTTACGCATATTGGaagcaataaaaatttcgaaCCTACCGGATgtcaaattttataatgcTTCTACCTCTGAGTTGTTTGGCAGCTCTACTGATGATAGGCAACATGAAAGCACTCCATTTAATCCTGTCTCCCCGTACGCAATTGCAAAATTATATTCCCATTATATAACGATATGTTATAGGAAGTCGTATCAAATGTTCTGTGTGAATGGCATTCTTTTTAATCATGAAAGCCCAAGGAGAGGAGAAACGTTCGTAACTAGGAAAATTACCAGAGGGGTAGCCAACATCTGTAAGAATAGACAAAACTGCTTAGTATTAGGGGATCTATCTACCTACCGAGATTGGGGGCATGCAAAGGATTACGTTCGAGCTATGTATCTAATGCTGCAACAGGATGAGCCGGACGACTTTGTCATAAGCTCAAATGAAAAACATACGGTGAAAGAATTTTGCGagatttccttttccttcgttGGGATATTcttaaaatggaaaggaacGGGCATTCAAGAGGTCGGGGTAGATCAGCACGATCGCGTGCTTATTAAAAAGGACCCCAGATATTATCGAGAGTGTGATGTGTTCCATTTGCATGGCGATTCTTCTAAGGCGCGCCAAAAGCTGCAGTGGGCTCCGACGTATTCCTTCTTCCAACTCATTTATGAGATGCTCACGTATGATTTCGAGCAGTGCAGTTTGCCGATCGATGACTTTGACACGTGCGTAAGCAGGTATGAGAATTACCGGGGTGTGCCTACGAAATAG
- a CDS encoding hypothetical protein, conserved (encoded by transcript PVX_123065A), giving the protein MARKDHIWILCKFYCGNKRGVVSKKKEEEVFKILESSHIALPVLIKEEFERKATMLYGKIYKSLIFSRFFVNFANLRLRLFIIRTSNKFRQEISLLTQFVTLCDDSLDVQILYIGVTLLKCKRFLKNLFIQLKLEENIPLIMKELEHL; this is encoded by the exons atggcaaGGAAAGACCACATTTGGATTTTGTGTAAATTCTACTGCGGGAACAAAAGGGGAGTGGTcagcaaaaagaaagaggaggaagtttTCAAAATTCTCGAAAGTTCACACATAGCGCTCCCCGTTTTGATTAAGGAA GAATTCGAGAGGAAAGCAACAATGTTGTATGGGAAGATATACAAgagcttaattttttctcgcttcttcg TCAACTTCGCAAATTTGAGACTTCGGCTTTTTATCATCCGAACTAGTAAT aaATTCAGACAAGAAATTTCCCTCTTGACGCAGTTTGTAACCCTGTGTGATGATTCCCTGGACGTTCAAATTCTATACATTGGAG tAACGCTGCTCAAATGCAAGCGATTTTTGAAGAACCTGTTCATTCAGTTAAAACTGGAGGAGAACATTCCCCTTATTATGAA GGAACTGGAGCATTTATAG